The following are encoded together in the Phragmites australis chromosome 19, lpPhrAust1.1, whole genome shotgun sequence genome:
- the LOC133900656 gene encoding uncharacterized protein LOC133900656 isoform X3: MATSQPATSPSPGVGGVPLSSALVDLLRFVLSSHVAAPDPAFPISPSYCSRLLLDGDGNDLFGKLAAGLARCVEEGWLPGPPATAGAVGIPPAEEEEGSEEREREWEVLLLEKGTELKQMYDSVEFELHVQEPYFTQLRARAKKVEGRLATGNYNRITQGSLLLFNKCLLLNVEAVRKYSSFSEMLQAEIISNLLPGISSIEEGVKVYRKFYTEEKENSYGVLAISVSKPPAQPYITMTAILAGLGYDGLGRLLGMSKTAGTVPDGLPPPRSVLKSSCMKLHQPNVKGCSLTDAARALAKHVHRSTKGWWGSFNGSGKDMFQLDTHPAGDYRYGLFGSLLRYLSSDSSKNQLASEAIDCLLRECCWINVHLIQSYGPVFEIRAHEGYGARWSQDGSKGLVYFKLAENFAS; this comes from the exons ATGGCGACCTCCCAACCCGCCAcctcgccgtcgcctggcgTCGGCGGCGTGCCCCTCTCCTCCGCGCTCGTCGATCTCCTCCGCTTCGTCCTCTCCTCCCACGTCGCCGCCCCGGACCCCGCCTTCCCAATCTCCCCATCATACTGCTCCCGACTCCTCCTCGACGGCGACGGCAACGACCTCTTCGGGAAACTGGCGGCCGGTCTCGCGCGGTGCGTCGAGGAGGGGTGGCTCCCGGGACCCCCCGCGACGGCGGGGGCGGTGGGGATTCcgccggcggaggaggaggaggggtccgaggagagggagagggagtgggaggtgctgctgctggagaAGGGCACCGAGTTGAAGCAG ATGTATGACTCTGTTGAGTTTGAGCTGCATGTTCAGGAACCATACTTCACTCAACTCAGAG CTAGAGCCAAGAAAGTTGAAGGGAGATTAGCGACTGGTAATTACAACCG GATTACACAAGGTTCTTTGCTGCTATTCAATAAATGCCTCTTGCTTAATGTTGAG GCAGTTCGGAAGTACAGTTCATTCTCTGAGATGTTGCAAGCAGAGATAATCTCAAATCTTCTTCCTGGTATTTCATCAATTGAAGAAG GTGTCAAAGTATATAGGAAATTCTATACAGAGGAAAAGGAGAACTCTTATGGAGTCTTAGCGATATCTGTTTCAAAGCCACCAGCTCAACCTTACATAACCATGACTGCTATTCTTGCT GGATTGGGTTATGATGGATTGGGTAGACTCCTCGGTATGTCAAAAACAGCAGGAACAGTTCCAGATGGACTACCTCCTCCAAGATCTGTACTTAAATCGTCTTGTATGAAACTACACCAACCAAAT GTGAAAGGCTGTTCTTTAACTGATGCTGCAAGGGCATTGGCCAAACATGTTCACAGGAGTACGAAAGGATGGTGGGGCAGCTTTAATGGAAGCGGTAAAGATATGTTCCAGCTTGATACTCATCCAGCTGGAGACTACCGTTATGGTCTATTTGGTTCATTGTTGCGTTACTTGTCTTCAGATTCGAGCAAGAACCAACTCGCATCTGAAGCTATTGATTGTTTGTTACGTGAGTGTTGTTGGATCAATGTTCATCTGATTCAGTCCTATGGCCCTGTTTTTGAAATTCGTGCGCATGAAGGTTATGGTGCCAGATGGTCTCAAGATGGTTCAAAG GGACTTGTGTACTTCAAACTAGCAGAAAATTTTGCTTCATAA
- the LOC133900656 gene encoding uncharacterized protein LOC133900656 isoform X5 has product MATSQPATSPSPGVGGVPLSSALVDLLRFVLSSHVAAPDPAFPISPSYCSRLLLDGDGNDLFGKLAAGLARCVEEGWLPGPPATAGAVGIPPAEEEEGSEEREREWEVLLLEKGTELKQMYDSVEFELHVQEPYFTQLRARAKKVEGRLATGNYNRITQGSLLLFNKCLLLNVEAVRKYSSFSEMLQAEIISNLLPGISSIEEGVKVYRKFYTEEKENSYGVLAISVSKPPAQPYITMTAILAGLGYDGLGRLLGMSKTAGTVPDGLPPPRSVLKSSCMKLHQPNVKGCSLTDAARALAKHVHRSTKGWWGSFNGSDSSKNQLASEAIDCLLRECCWINVHLIQSYGPVFEIRAHEGYGARWSQDGSKFIGFLEPYTPEGFSKGWKH; this is encoded by the exons ATGGCGACCTCCCAACCCGCCAcctcgccgtcgcctggcgTCGGCGGCGTGCCCCTCTCCTCCGCGCTCGTCGATCTCCTCCGCTTCGTCCTCTCCTCCCACGTCGCCGCCCCGGACCCCGCCTTCCCAATCTCCCCATCATACTGCTCCCGACTCCTCCTCGACGGCGACGGCAACGACCTCTTCGGGAAACTGGCGGCCGGTCTCGCGCGGTGCGTCGAGGAGGGGTGGCTCCCGGGACCCCCCGCGACGGCGGGGGCGGTGGGGATTCcgccggcggaggaggaggaggggtccgaggagagggagagggagtgggaggtgctgctgctggagaAGGGCACCGAGTTGAAGCAG ATGTATGACTCTGTTGAGTTTGAGCTGCATGTTCAGGAACCATACTTCACTCAACTCAGAG CTAGAGCCAAGAAAGTTGAAGGGAGATTAGCGACTGGTAATTACAACCG GATTACACAAGGTTCTTTGCTGCTATTCAATAAATGCCTCTTGCTTAATGTTGAG GCAGTTCGGAAGTACAGTTCATTCTCTGAGATGTTGCAAGCAGAGATAATCTCAAATCTTCTTCCTGGTATTTCATCAATTGAAGAAG GTGTCAAAGTATATAGGAAATTCTATACAGAGGAAAAGGAGAACTCTTATGGAGTCTTAGCGATATCTGTTTCAAAGCCACCAGCTCAACCTTACATAACCATGACTGCTATTCTTGCT GGATTGGGTTATGATGGATTGGGTAGACTCCTCGGTATGTCAAAAACAGCAGGAACAGTTCCAGATGGACTACCTCCTCCAAGATCTGTACTTAAATCGTCTTGTATGAAACTACACCAACCAAAT GTGAAAGGCTGTTCTTTAACTGATGCTGCAAGGGCATTGGCCAAACATGTTCACAGGAGTACGAAAGGATGGTGGGGCAGCTTTAATGGAAGCG ATTCGAGCAAGAACCAACTCGCATCTGAAGCTATTGATTGTTTGTTACGTGAGTGTTGTTGGATCAATGTTCATCTGATTCAGTCCTATGGCCCTGTTTTTGAAATTCGTGCGCATGAAGGTTATGGTGCCAGATGGTCTCAAGATGGTTCAAAG TTTATCGGATTCTTGGAGCCCTACACCCCAGAAGGCTTTTCTAAAGGCTGGAAGCACTAG
- the LOC133900656 gene encoding uncharacterized protein LOC133900656 isoform X4: MATSQPATSPSPGVGGVPLSSALVDLLRFVLSSHVAAPDPAFPISPSYCSRLLLDGDGNDLFGKLAAGLARCVEEGWLPGPPATAGAVGIPPAEEEEGSEEREREWEVLLLEKGTELKQMYDSVEFELHVQEPYFTQLRARAKKVEGRLATGNYNRITQGSLLLFNKCLLLNVEAVRKYSSFSEMLQAEIISNLLPGISSIEEGVKVYRKFYTEEKENSYGVLAISVSKPPAQPYITMTAILAGLGYDGLGRLLGMSKTAGTVPDGLPPPRSVLKSSCMKLHQPNVKGCSLTDAARALAKHVHRSTKGWWGSFNGSDSSKNQLASEAIDCLLRECCWINVHLIQSYGPVFEIRAHEGYGARWSQDGSKVRVSLFRRLMILLYSDVNKWLISNS; the protein is encoded by the exons ATGGCGACCTCCCAACCCGCCAcctcgccgtcgcctggcgTCGGCGGCGTGCCCCTCTCCTCCGCGCTCGTCGATCTCCTCCGCTTCGTCCTCTCCTCCCACGTCGCCGCCCCGGACCCCGCCTTCCCAATCTCCCCATCATACTGCTCCCGACTCCTCCTCGACGGCGACGGCAACGACCTCTTCGGGAAACTGGCGGCCGGTCTCGCGCGGTGCGTCGAGGAGGGGTGGCTCCCGGGACCCCCCGCGACGGCGGGGGCGGTGGGGATTCcgccggcggaggaggaggaggggtccgaggagagggagagggagtgggaggtgctgctgctggagaAGGGCACCGAGTTGAAGCAG ATGTATGACTCTGTTGAGTTTGAGCTGCATGTTCAGGAACCATACTTCACTCAACTCAGAG CTAGAGCCAAGAAAGTTGAAGGGAGATTAGCGACTGGTAATTACAACCG GATTACACAAGGTTCTTTGCTGCTATTCAATAAATGCCTCTTGCTTAATGTTGAG GCAGTTCGGAAGTACAGTTCATTCTCTGAGATGTTGCAAGCAGAGATAATCTCAAATCTTCTTCCTGGTATTTCATCAATTGAAGAAG GTGTCAAAGTATATAGGAAATTCTATACAGAGGAAAAGGAGAACTCTTATGGAGTCTTAGCGATATCTGTTTCAAAGCCACCAGCTCAACCTTACATAACCATGACTGCTATTCTTGCT GGATTGGGTTATGATGGATTGGGTAGACTCCTCGGTATGTCAAAAACAGCAGGAACAGTTCCAGATGGACTACCTCCTCCAAGATCTGTACTTAAATCGTCTTGTATGAAACTACACCAACCAAAT GTGAAAGGCTGTTCTTTAACTGATGCTGCAAGGGCATTGGCCAAACATGTTCACAGGAGTACGAAAGGATGGTGGGGCAGCTTTAATGGAAGCG ATTCGAGCAAGAACCAACTCGCATCTGAAGCTATTGATTGTTTGTTACGTGAGTGTTGTTGGATCAATGTTCATCTGATTCAGTCCTATGGCCCTGTTTTTGAAATTCGTGCGCATGAAGGTTATGGTGCCAGATGGTCTCAAGATGGTTCAAAGGTACGAGTTTCCTTATTTAGACGATTGATGATTCTTCTGTATTCTGATGTAAATAAATGGCTGATCTCAAACTCCTAA
- the LOC133900656 gene encoding uncharacterized protein LOC133900656 isoform X2, with amino-acid sequence MATSQPATSPSPGVGGVPLSSALVDLLRFVLSSHVAAPDPAFPISPSYCSRLLLDGDGNDLFGKLAAGLARCVEEGWLPGPPATAGAVGIPPAEEEEGSEEREREWEVLLLEKGTELKQMYDSVEFELHVQEPYFTQLRARAKKVEGRLATGNYNRITQGSLLLFNKCLLLNVEAVRKYSSFSEMLQAEIISNLLPGISSIEEGVKVYRKFYTEEKENSYGVLAISVSKPPAQPYITMTAILAGLGYDGLGRLLGMSKTAGTVPDGLPPPRSVLKSSCMKLHQPNVKGCSLTDAARALAKHVHRSTKGWWGSFNGSGKDMFQLDTHPAGDYRYGLFGSLLRYLSSDSSKNQLASEAIDCLLRECCWINVHLIQSYGPVFEIRAHEGYGARWSQDGSKFIGFLEPYTPEGFSKGWKH; translated from the exons ATGGCGACCTCCCAACCCGCCAcctcgccgtcgcctggcgTCGGCGGCGTGCCCCTCTCCTCCGCGCTCGTCGATCTCCTCCGCTTCGTCCTCTCCTCCCACGTCGCCGCCCCGGACCCCGCCTTCCCAATCTCCCCATCATACTGCTCCCGACTCCTCCTCGACGGCGACGGCAACGACCTCTTCGGGAAACTGGCGGCCGGTCTCGCGCGGTGCGTCGAGGAGGGGTGGCTCCCGGGACCCCCCGCGACGGCGGGGGCGGTGGGGATTCcgccggcggaggaggaggaggggtccgaggagagggagagggagtgggaggtgctgctgctggagaAGGGCACCGAGTTGAAGCAG ATGTATGACTCTGTTGAGTTTGAGCTGCATGTTCAGGAACCATACTTCACTCAACTCAGAG CTAGAGCCAAGAAAGTTGAAGGGAGATTAGCGACTGGTAATTACAACCG GATTACACAAGGTTCTTTGCTGCTATTCAATAAATGCCTCTTGCTTAATGTTGAG GCAGTTCGGAAGTACAGTTCATTCTCTGAGATGTTGCAAGCAGAGATAATCTCAAATCTTCTTCCTGGTATTTCATCAATTGAAGAAG GTGTCAAAGTATATAGGAAATTCTATACAGAGGAAAAGGAGAACTCTTATGGAGTCTTAGCGATATCTGTTTCAAAGCCACCAGCTCAACCTTACATAACCATGACTGCTATTCTTGCT GGATTGGGTTATGATGGATTGGGTAGACTCCTCGGTATGTCAAAAACAGCAGGAACAGTTCCAGATGGACTACCTCCTCCAAGATCTGTACTTAAATCGTCTTGTATGAAACTACACCAACCAAAT GTGAAAGGCTGTTCTTTAACTGATGCTGCAAGGGCATTGGCCAAACATGTTCACAGGAGTACGAAAGGATGGTGGGGCAGCTTTAATGGAAGCGGTAAAGATATGTTCCAGCTTGATACTCATCCAGCTGGAGACTACCGTTATGGTCTATTTGGTTCATTGTTGCGTTACTTGTCTTCAGATTCGAGCAAGAACCAACTCGCATCTGAAGCTATTGATTGTTTGTTACGTGAGTGTTGTTGGATCAATGTTCATCTGATTCAGTCCTATGGCCCTGTTTTTGAAATTCGTGCGCATGAAGGTTATGGTGCCAGATGGTCTCAAGATGGTTCAAAG TTTATCGGATTCTTGGAGCCCTACACCCCAGAAGGCTTTTCTAAAGGCTGGAAGCACTAG
- the LOC133900656 gene encoding uncharacterized protein LOC133900656 isoform X6 — MATSQPATSPSPGVGGVPLSSALVDLLRFVLSSHVAAPDPAFPISPSYCSRLLLDGDGNDLFGKLAAGLARCVEEGWLPGPPATAGAVGIPPAEEEEGSEEREREWEVLLLEKGTELKQMYDSVEFELHVQEPYFTQLRARAKKVEGRLATGNYNRITQGSLLLFNKCLLLNVEAVRKYSSFSEMLQAEIISNLLPGISSIEEGVKVYRKFYTEEKENSYGVLAISVSKPPAQPYITMTAILAGLGYDGLGRLLGMSKTAGTVPDGLPPPRSVLKSSCMKLHQPNEYERMVGQL; from the exons ATGGCGACCTCCCAACCCGCCAcctcgccgtcgcctggcgTCGGCGGCGTGCCCCTCTCCTCCGCGCTCGTCGATCTCCTCCGCTTCGTCCTCTCCTCCCACGTCGCCGCCCCGGACCCCGCCTTCCCAATCTCCCCATCATACTGCTCCCGACTCCTCCTCGACGGCGACGGCAACGACCTCTTCGGGAAACTGGCGGCCGGTCTCGCGCGGTGCGTCGAGGAGGGGTGGCTCCCGGGACCCCCCGCGACGGCGGGGGCGGTGGGGATTCcgccggcggaggaggaggaggggtccgaggagagggagagggagtgggaggtgctgctgctggagaAGGGCACCGAGTTGAAGCAG ATGTATGACTCTGTTGAGTTTGAGCTGCATGTTCAGGAACCATACTTCACTCAACTCAGAG CTAGAGCCAAGAAAGTTGAAGGGAGATTAGCGACTGGTAATTACAACCG GATTACACAAGGTTCTTTGCTGCTATTCAATAAATGCCTCTTGCTTAATGTTGAG GCAGTTCGGAAGTACAGTTCATTCTCTGAGATGTTGCAAGCAGAGATAATCTCAAATCTTCTTCCTGGTATTTCATCAATTGAAGAAG GTGTCAAAGTATATAGGAAATTCTATACAGAGGAAAAGGAGAACTCTTATGGAGTCTTAGCGATATCTGTTTCAAAGCCACCAGCTCAACCTTACATAACCATGACTGCTATTCTTGCT GGATTGGGTTATGATGGATTGGGTAGACTCCTCGGTATGTCAAAAACAGCAGGAACAGTTCCAGATGGACTACCTCCTCCAAGATCTGTACTTAAATCGTCTTGTATGAAACTACACCAACCAAAT GAGTACGAAAGGATGGTGGGGCAGCTTTAA
- the LOC133900656 gene encoding uncharacterized protein LOC133900656 isoform X1 has protein sequence MATSQPATSPSPGVGGVPLSSALVDLLRFVLSSHVAAPDPAFPISPSYCSRLLLDGDGNDLFGKLAAGLARCVEEGWLPGPPATAGAVGIPPAEEEEGSEEREREWEVLLLEKGTELKQMYDSVEFELHVQEPYFTQLRARAKKVEGRLATGNYNRITQGSLLLFNKCLLLNVEAVRKYSSFSEMLQAEIISNLLPGISSIEEGVKVYRKFYTEEKENSYGVLAISVSKPPAQPYITMTAILAGLGYDGLGRLLGMSKTAGTVPDGLPPPRSVLKSSCMKLHQPNVKGCSLTDAARALAKHVHRSTKGWWGSFNGSGKDMFQLDTHPAGDYRYGLFGSLLRYLSSDSSKNQLASEAIDCLLRECCWINVHLIQSYGPVFEIRAHEGYGARWSQDGSKVRVSLFRRLMILLYSDVNKWLISNS, from the exons ATGGCGACCTCCCAACCCGCCAcctcgccgtcgcctggcgTCGGCGGCGTGCCCCTCTCCTCCGCGCTCGTCGATCTCCTCCGCTTCGTCCTCTCCTCCCACGTCGCCGCCCCGGACCCCGCCTTCCCAATCTCCCCATCATACTGCTCCCGACTCCTCCTCGACGGCGACGGCAACGACCTCTTCGGGAAACTGGCGGCCGGTCTCGCGCGGTGCGTCGAGGAGGGGTGGCTCCCGGGACCCCCCGCGACGGCGGGGGCGGTGGGGATTCcgccggcggaggaggaggaggggtccgaggagagggagagggagtgggaggtgctgctgctggagaAGGGCACCGAGTTGAAGCAG ATGTATGACTCTGTTGAGTTTGAGCTGCATGTTCAGGAACCATACTTCACTCAACTCAGAG CTAGAGCCAAGAAAGTTGAAGGGAGATTAGCGACTGGTAATTACAACCG GATTACACAAGGTTCTTTGCTGCTATTCAATAAATGCCTCTTGCTTAATGTTGAG GCAGTTCGGAAGTACAGTTCATTCTCTGAGATGTTGCAAGCAGAGATAATCTCAAATCTTCTTCCTGGTATTTCATCAATTGAAGAAG GTGTCAAAGTATATAGGAAATTCTATACAGAGGAAAAGGAGAACTCTTATGGAGTCTTAGCGATATCTGTTTCAAAGCCACCAGCTCAACCTTACATAACCATGACTGCTATTCTTGCT GGATTGGGTTATGATGGATTGGGTAGACTCCTCGGTATGTCAAAAACAGCAGGAACAGTTCCAGATGGACTACCTCCTCCAAGATCTGTACTTAAATCGTCTTGTATGAAACTACACCAACCAAAT GTGAAAGGCTGTTCTTTAACTGATGCTGCAAGGGCATTGGCCAAACATGTTCACAGGAGTACGAAAGGATGGTGGGGCAGCTTTAATGGAAGCGGTAAAGATATGTTCCAGCTTGATACTCATCCAGCTGGAGACTACCGTTATGGTCTATTTGGTTCATTGTTGCGTTACTTGTCTTCAGATTCGAGCAAGAACCAACTCGCATCTGAAGCTATTGATTGTTTGTTACGTGAGTGTTGTTGGATCAATGTTCATCTGATTCAGTCCTATGGCCCTGTTTTTGAAATTCGTGCGCATGAAGGTTATGGTGCCAGATGGTCTCAAGATGGTTCAAAGGTACGAGTTTCCTTATTTAGACGATTGATGATTCTTCTGTATTCTGATGTAAATAAATGGCTGATCTCAAACTCCTAA